The stretch of DNA TGCGCTTTCAGACCGGCGTTTTCGTAAGCAGTACCGATGAAATCCGCCCAGCGGGCACCCAGTTTGTTGGCCATGCCGGCACTGGCATTCTGTTCGTGGATCACGATGGGCAAGCCCATGGAATGCGCGACCGAGTAGACGGGGGCCGAAACGTAACCGCCGAAACCGACCACCACATCGGCCTTGCGCGCCTCGAGGATGGAACGGACCTTCTTCTGTTCCCTCCTCCAACGGCCGGGGAAACGCAGCGCCTGCATATCGAGACGGCGCGGGAATGGAACCTTGGCGATGGTGTCGAGCTCGAAGCCTGCCTGTGGCACCAGGTCACGCTCAAGGCCGACGTCGGTGCCGATAACGCTGATGGCGGCCTGCGGGTCGTCGCGTTTGATGGCGGACGCCACGCTCAATAGCGGGTTGACATGCCCCGCCGTGCCGCCTCCGGCCAATACTATATGCTTCATCTTCCCTTTTCCTTGGCTTGTATCCATGGTGTTTCGCCGATATCCTCCGAACCGGTCACACGCGCGACGCGGCGATGCCGGCTTGAATCTGAGGCTGCATCCTCATCATACTGGTGGCCACGCCTGCGGCGAACAGACACATCACCAAGCTCGACCCACCTGCAGAGACAAACGGCAAGGGGACGCCCATCACCGGCAACAGGCCGATGACGACCATGATGTTGACCAGCGCCTGGCCCACGATCCAGATGGCGATGCAGATCAGCACCCGTGAGGCGTACTTGTCCGGGGTCTGCAAGGCGATGACGAACATGCACCAACCGAGGATGGCGAAAAGAATGACCACGGCCGCGGCACCGACGAACCCGGTTTCCTCGCCGATAATGGCGAAGATGAAGTCGTTGTGCGCTTCAGGCAGGTAATTCCACTTCTCGCGGGAATTGCCGATACCGACCCCGAAAAAGCCTCCGGAGGCCATGGCGTATTTGGCATGCACCGATTGGTAGCACTCCCCCTGCAACGCCGAAGCCGGGCACGGCCGGTAAGCGGATGTGATACGGAGCATACGGTTCGGACTGGTCACCACGAACAGCACGACCAGAACCACCAGGACGAGGCCGGCTCCGATCAGCCATTTCGTCGGGAACCCGCCGACCAGCATCGCCGTGACCCCGATGATCACCAGAATCATCGCCGTGCCGAGATCGCCTCCGAGCATCACCGCACCAAGGCAGGCCAGAAAGATGAATATCATGGGCAGATAGGCTTTTACCCCTTCAAACCTGTGGTGTTTTACGGCCGAAGCCACCGCCCATGGCATCCACACGCACAGCGCAAGTTTCATGACCTCCGCCGGCTGCATGGTGAACTTGTTGGGGATGCCGATCCATCCCTTGTTGCCATTGACCTCGACACCGAGCGGCGTCACCGTCAACAGCTGGAGGAAAATCGAGAAAACCACAAACGCGAACGAACATTTCCGATAACTGCTCGCATGCGGCCGCATCGCCAAGGCGCAGACGGCGAAGCCGAACAGGCAGTAGGCCCCCTGCATCATCGCCTGTTTCCATGGCGAAGCCCCTCTGGCAATCATGGTCACCGAAGAGGCGGAAAAAACCATGACGACGCCGAAACAGGTCAGAGCGATGACGGCGATGCGAAAACCGTAGTAGCACCACAACGGGTTCATCAGCGCATGGATGCCGCTATAGTCGTCAACGGCAAGCACGTCAGACGTATCCGCTTGCTCGGGCTCATCGGCAGCACTTCTGCCTTTGTCCAAGCGAAATAACAAATCGGCCAGCGACGGAGAATGCCGTTTGCCCTCGGTTTCGCGCCGCCCGATCCCCGACACGGCATTGCGGCCGGTGCGAGCCCTTTTTCTTGCCGTCTTGCCCGACTTGCGTTCTTCGGTTTCGTATACGCGTCTAGCCATGCTTTTGCATCCAGTCATGGGCGGCATCGGCGAATTGCGAACCACGGTCGGCGTAGGAGACGAACTGGTCCATCGAGGCGCAGGCCGGTGCCATCAGCACCACATCACCGCTTTGTGCGTAGGCTCCCGCAGCCTCGACCGCACGGGCCATGACGCTAGCCTGTTCGTTGGGATCGATAAGTGTCAACGGGATATCCGGCGCGCTGGCGGCGAACGCGTCAAGCATCGGCTTCTGGTCGACGCCGATGATGACCGCGGCTTTGATCGTCTTGGCCTGATCGGCTACGAGGTCTTCGAAATGGCCGCCTTTTGCCAATCCCCCGGCGATCCAGACCACGGATTTGGGCTTGTAGCTGGAAAGCGAGGCATGGGCTGCGTGGGCGTTCGTGGCTTTCGAATCGTCGACGAAACGCACCGTTCCGCCGTCCTTCACATGTGCGGTGGCGACGGTCTGGATGCGGTGTCCACCGGGAGCGAAGGCACGCAGGGCGTCGAGGCAATGGCCCGGGTCGGCGCCCAGGCCCATCGCCAGAGCGAGAGCGGTGATGGCGTCGGCGAGCAGATGCGGGTATACGGTGCCGTCAGGTTCACACAGGTGGGAGAATTCAGTTACCTTGGCCAGCGCGTTCATATCGCCCTCAGGCGCTCCGGCCAGGCCGCTGGCATCGACGATCCAACCGTCGACAACGCCGATCTGGCCGGGTTTCGGGCCATGTTGGGTGAAACCGATCTTCCGGCATTCCGGCCCGGTCTGGGCAGCCTCGGCCAAGGCCGTGACACGTTCGTCGTCGGCGTTGAAGACCACGACACGTTGGGCAGCGTGGAAGACCTTCGACTTGTCGGCCGCGTAATTGGCCATGCCGCCATGCCAGTCGAGATGATCGGCGGCGATATTGGTGATGGCCGCGCAGTCCAGTGCCAAAGAATCGGTGAAATGCATCTGGAAGCTCGACAGTTCCACGCACAGGGCATCATGTTTCGGGTCGCTCGCAGCCAGGCTGACGGACTTGCCGATATTGCCCACGGCCGGGGCGTCCAAGCCGCAGCCGGTGAGCATCGCGGAGACCATCTGCGTGGTGGAGGTCTTGCCGTTGGTGCCGGTGATGCCGATCCATGGGGCGGGCGTATGCGTCTGGGAATGCTCGGCCGGGACCCGCAGGCCCCACGCCAGTTCCACCTCGCTGATCACCGGAATATGACGGCTCTGGGCCTCAAGAATGAACGGCGTACGCGGAGCAAAAACCGGGGAGGCGACCACGATATCGACATCATTCCAATCGATTTCGTCGAAGGAATGCAGATCGGCTTCGGGCTTCTTCTCATCCACGCTCACCACACGACCCGCACGGCCCTGCAACGCCTCTACCGCCCCTCGACCGGAAACCCCGAGACCGGCCACCAACACGGTTTTGCCGTTCACATCGAGCTGCGATGACCCGTTTGCCGCACCGCCACGACGTACCGACGAAAATCCGGAATCCTCAGTTGCCTGCATCTCAATTTCCTTCCTTCAAGCTTGTCCGCCAACGCTGTATCCGTGTATCGCCTCTAGAGCAGCAATCCGGTGCGCGACGCCCAATCGGCATAGAAAACCATGAGACCGATCAGCACGAACATGAATTCGATCATCCAGAAGCGCACGACGACCTTCTGCTCGCTCCAGCCCATCAGCTCGAAATGATGGTGGATCGGTGCCATTTTGAAGACTCGCCTGTGCGTCAGCTTGAAGCAGCCGACCTGAATGACGTCGCTCATCGCCTCGATGACGTAGAGGCCGCCGATGATCACGGCGAGGAATTCCGTGTGCGTGGCGATGGAAAGCGCGGCGAAAAGCCCGCCCAATGCCAGCGAACCAGTGTCGCCCATGAAGATGGTGGCGGGGTTCGAGTTGTACCAGAGGAATCCGAAGCATGCCACGGCGGCGCAGGCCGCGATGATCGTCAGGTCCAGCGGATCGGAAACCGCATAGGAATAACCCGGTTTCGGACCGCCCTTGACATGATAGCTCTCCCAGAAGGCGATGATGGTGTAGCCGGCCAGGGAGATCATCGACGAACCGGTGGCCAGCCCGTCCAGCCCGTCGGTCAGGTTGACGGCGTTGGTCCATGCGATCATCAGGAAATTGACCCAGATCACAAAGATGACGACGGCGACGATCTTACCAGCGAACTCGAAGCTGAAGAACGGATGCTCGATGAAGCTCATCCCCGCCTGCGCGGAGGGGAATCCGGACTTGGTGGGAAGCAGAAGCGCAAGTACCGCGTAAATGGTCGCGAAGACGAACTGGCCGAAGAATTTTCCGCCGACGCTCAACCCTGTGTTCTGTTTTTTGCGCACTTTGGCGAAATCATCGATGAATCCCAAGCCACCCATCGAAACCATCGCGAACAGCACCAGAACGGCCGACCACGAAACAGCCTGGCCGCCGCTAAGCCCACGGTAGAGAGCCGAAGCGCCCCAACCGAGCAGGACGGCGAAGATGATCACCACACCGCCCATCGTGGCCGTGCCGCGTTTCAACAGATGCGATTGAGGACCGTCCTGACGGATGTACTGGCCGTAGTGCAGCCGGTGCACCACTCTGATCATGACCGGCGTGCCGACCATCGTGACCACGAGCGAGACCACGATGCCGATGATGAGGGAAATCAATGTTTCGGCTCCACTTCTGTACGTTCCTGCTGTTGCATATGCGCCCAACGCTCGGCCAAGGCGGAAAGCCCCGAAACATGCGAGCCTTTGAGCAGCACAACAGTATTGCCGTGCCGGCGGGCAGCCTCGGCGACCAATCGTTCGGCCTGAACTGAACTATGTACCCATTGCACCACGACGGGGGTACGCCCGCGCCTTTGCGCCGTACCTGCGTCCTTATTCTCCTGTTCGGCACCCCGGGCCAGCGCCTCGGCCAATCGGTCGAAATGATGGTCGGTCTCGTTGCCCACGGCGACGATCTCGTCGATATTGAGGCCGGCGGCATAGGTGCCGATCTGCCGATGCAGTTCGAGCTCGTCGTCGCCAAGCTCAAGCATGGCCCCCAATACGGCGATGCGATAAGGTTCCGTGCCCGCGGCGTCTGCGTTTCCCGCCCTCTGGCCCGCAGACGTTTCCGCGGCGTCCCAGCGTGCAAGCCCGTCAAGCCCCGCCCTCATGGAATCGGGATTGGCATTGAACGAATCATCGATGAGCGTGAACGCGGCATCGCCGAGACCGACGGTGGAAACGGCCATGCGATGCGGGCTGATATGCTTCACACCGCCGA from Bifidobacterium sp. ESL0800 encodes:
- a CDS encoding putative peptidoglycan glycosyltransferase FtsW translates to MARRVYETEERKSGKTARKRARTGRNAVSGIGRRETEGKRHSPSLADLLFRLDKGRSAADEPEQADTSDVLAVDDYSGIHALMNPLWCYYGFRIAVIALTCFGVVMVFSASSVTMIARGASPWKQAMMQGAYCLFGFAVCALAMRPHASSYRKCSFAFVVFSIFLQLLTVTPLGVEVNGNKGWIGIPNKFTMQPAEVMKLALCVWMPWAVASAVKHHRFEGVKAYLPMIFIFLACLGAVMLGGDLGTAMILVIIGVTAMLVGGFPTKWLIGAGLVLVVLVVLFVVTSPNRMLRITSAYRPCPASALQGECYQSVHAKYAMASGGFFGVGIGNSREKWNYLPEAHNDFIFAIIGEETGFVGAAAVVILFAILGWCMFVIALQTPDKYASRVLICIAIWIVGQALVNIMVVIGLLPVMGVPLPFVSAGGSSLVMCLFAAGVATSMMRMQPQIQAGIAASRV
- the murD gene encoding UDP-N-acetylmuramoyl-L-alanine--D-glutamate ligase, yielding MLVAGLGVSGRGAVEALQGRAGRVVSVDEKKPEADLHSFDEIDWNDVDIVVASPVFAPRTPFILEAQSRHIPVISEVELAWGLRVPAEHSQTHTPAPWIGITGTNGKTSTTQMVSAMLTGCGLDAPAVGNIGKSVSLAASDPKHDALCVELSSFQMHFTDSLALDCAAITNIAADHLDWHGGMANYAADKSKVFHAAQRVVVFNADDERVTALAEAAQTGPECRKIGFTQHGPKPGQIGVVDGWIVDASGLAGAPEGDMNALAKVTEFSHLCEPDGTVYPHLLADAITALALAMGLGADPGHCLDALRAFAPGGHRIQTVATAHVKDGGTVRFVDDSKATNAHAAHASLSSYKPKSVVWIAGGLAKGGHFEDLVADQAKTIKAAVIIGVDQKPMLDAFAASAPDIPLTLIDPNEQASVMARAVEAAGAYAQSGDVVLMAPACASMDQFVSYADRGSQFADAAHDWMQKHG
- the mraY gene encoding phospho-N-acetylmuramoyl-pentapeptide-transferase → MISLIIGIVVSLVVTMVGTPVMIRVVHRLHYGQYIRQDGPQSHLLKRGTATMGGVVIIFAVLLGWGASALYRGLSGGQAVSWSAVLVLFAMVSMGGLGFIDDFAKVRKKQNTGLSVGGKFFGQFVFATIYAVLALLLPTKSGFPSAQAGMSFIEHPFFSFEFAGKIVAVVIFVIWVNFLMIAWTNAVNLTDGLDGLATGSSMISLAGYTIIAFWESYHVKGGPKPGYSYAVSDPLDLTIIAACAAVACFGFLWYNSNPATIFMGDTGSLALGGLFAALSIATHTEFLAVIIGGLYVIEAMSDVIQVGCFKLTHRRVFKMAPIHHHFELMGWSEQKVVVRFWMIEFMFVLIGLMVFYADWASRTGLLL